One segment of Clarias gariepinus isolate MV-2021 ecotype Netherlands chromosome 6, CGAR_prim_01v2, whole genome shotgun sequence DNA contains the following:
- the LOC128526252 gene encoding zinc finger protein 239-like: protein MKSEEIQPEDPETTGSSNNQQRLSGTLCTKDFHRQVKKELHQCSQCGKRFGQVSTLQTHQGIHTGEKPYHCSQCGFSFRYFCNLQRHQRIHTGERPHQCSVCAKSFATQSTLERHQRIHTGEKPYRCSHCAKSFIESGSLVNHLRIHTGEKPYQCSDCGKSFTQRSTLRQHVRIHTGDKPHYCLDCEKSFTRQNVLQVHQRVHTGEKPYYCLECGKRFTFKSNFRRHQGVHRDTS from the coding sequence ATGAAGTCAGAAGAGATACAACCTGAGGATCCAGAAACCACAGGAAGCTCAAACAATCAGCAGAGGTTATCTGGTACCTTATGCACTAAAGATTTTCATAGACAAGTTAAAAAAGAACTTCaccagtgctcacagtgtgggaagcgTTTTGGTCAAGTGAGCACTCTTCAAACACACCAgggcattcacacaggagagaagccgtatcactgctcacagtgtggttTCAGCTTCCGTTACTTCTGTAATCTCCAGCGTCATCAGCGAATCCACACTGGAGAGAGACCGCATCAGTGTTCAGTGTGTGCAAAGAGTTTCGCTACCCAGAGCACTCTCGAGAGacatcagcgcattcacaccggagagaagccTTATCGGTGTTCTCATTGTGCAAAGAGTTTCATTGAGAGCGGCAGTCTCGTTAACCAcctgcgcattcacacaggggagaagccgtatcagtgctcagactgcgGGAAGAGTTTCACGCAGAGAAGTACCCTTCGCCAACATgtgcgcattcacacaggagataAACCGCATTACTGCTTAGACTGCGAAAAGAGCTTTACCCGCCAGAATGTTCTTCAGGTACACCAACGAGTTCACACAGGGGAGAAGCCGTATTACTGTTTAGAGTGCGGAAAGCGGTTTACTTTCAAGAGCAATTTCAGACGACACCAGGGTGTTCATAGAGATACAAGTTAG